DNA from Arthrobacter sp. SLBN-112:
TTGGCTCCTTTGCCGGACCCGCCAGCGTCATGGCCCATCTGGGGTCCACCATGGGTTATCCCATCAGCCTGGAAAGCCGCGCCGGCCCGCACCTGGCATCAAGCACCAACAGCCTTGGCCCCGGCGACGTCCTGGTGGTCATCAACATGTGGCGCTCGGTCAAACAGATCATCATCGCCGCAGAAGCCGCCAAGCAGGCCGGTGCCACCGTCGTCGCCATCAGCGACCTGCGCCGCGGCCGCCTGGCCACGGCAGCTGACCACCTCCTGGTGGTGGCCTCCGAAGGCATTTCCTTCTTCCAGTCCGTCACCGCCGCGAACTCCCTGGTCTACGGCCTGCTCGCCGGCATGGAGGCAGCGCACCCGGACCGCAGCCGGGCCACCATCCGCCGCACCCAGCAGCTCTGGAAAGACCTGGACATCTACCTCGACTAACTGCGCTGCACAACAGAACGACGCACCCAGAACCACCAACAGCCACCCAGGAGTACCCCCTATGAACGAGCCACAAAACCGCCGCGTTGCCGTCATCGGCCTCGGCGCCATGGGCGGAGCCATGGCCGCCACCCTGCACAAGGCAGGCTGGGACGTCACCGGCTTCGACCCCTCGGAAGCCGCCCGGAAAGCTGCCGAAGAAACAGGCATCAACACCACGGACTCCCTGGCCACCCTGACCGGAACCCCCTACGCCGTCCTCTCCCTCCCCGCCGCCGGCATCGTGGAAACCACCGTGCCGCAGCTCCTGGCCAGCCCGGGAACCGTCGCCATCGTCGACACCACCACCTCAGAGCCTGCCACCAGCAAGCACATGGCCGAACTCGCGGAATCCCACGGGGCTGCCTTCATCGACGCCCCCGTTTCCGGCGGCCGCGACGGCGCCGCAACCGGCACGCTCAGCGCCTTCGTCGGCGCCACGGATGCCGCGCTGAAGGCCGCCGAGCCCGTCCTGCTGGCGCTCACGGGCGGCAACTTCAGCCACATCGGCGGCCCCGGCAGCGGCAACGTGGTCAAGCTCCTCAACAACGTCCTGGCGGCCGCCAACCTCGCCTCCGTGGGCGAGGCCCTGGGCGTGGCCAAGGCGTACGGCATCGACCCCGCCACGGCCGCGGCCAGCATCAGCGGCGCCTCCGGCGGCAGCAAGGTCTCGGCCACGATGTACCCCAACTGGGTCCTCACCGGCAGCCACGATTCCGGTTTCTCCATGGGCCTGATGGCCCGGGACGCCGCCCTGGCCGTGGACGTCGCGGCGCAGATCGGTGAGAAGCCCTTGCTCCTGGCCGCCGTCGCCAACCAGTGGCAGGACGCCCTGGCAGTGCTCGGACCAAAGGCCGACTTCACCGAAATCGCCCGCACGGTGGCTCCCGCCATCACCCCGGCCGGCGCCCCCGGCACCCCATCCGCCGCATAGGCCTCACAATCCCCAAAAGGAACAGCATCTTGAGTATCACCACAGCACCCACCTCATCCTCCGCGGCCACCGCCAGGGAAGTCCTGGACGCCGCCTTCCCCTGCGGCCTTGGCGCCTTCGTTGACGGCCGCGTCGCCACCGGCAGCGGAGACAGCATCACCCTCACCGCCGCCGCCACCGGCGAGCCCTTCGCCACCTACGCGGACCCTGGAGCCGAGGGTGCCAACGCCATCCTGGAAAGCGCGACGGCGGGAGCCGCCGTGTGGGGGCGGCTGAACGGCTTCGAGCGGGCCGCCATCCTCCGCAATGTCAGCCGCGCGGTGGAGCAGCATGCCGAGGAACTGGCCATCCTCGAATCGGCCACCACCGGCAAGCCCATCCGCGACGCCCGTGCAGAAGCCGCCAAGGTGGCCGAAATGTTCGGCTATTACTCAGGCTGGGCGGACAAGCTCACAGGGCAGACCATTCCCGTCCCCGGCAACTGGCACACCTACACCGAGCGCGTGCCGTGGGGTGTCGTCGTCGCCATTACCCCCTGGAACGCTCCCCTGTTCACCGCCGGCTGGAACTCCGCCGCCCCGCTCGCCGCGGGCAATGCCGTGATCATCAAGCCCAGCGAATTCACCCCCGCGTCCTCGGTCCGGCTCGCCCAGATCGCCCATGAAGCAGGACTGCCGGCAGGGGTCTTCAACGTTGCCGCCGGCCTGGGCCAGACGGTCGGGGCGGCATTGACCACGGACAATCGCGTGGGCAAGGTCAGCTTCATCGGCTCCGTCCCCACCGGCCGCCGCGTCGCCGTCGCCGCGGCCCAGGCCGGCATCCCGGCCCTGCTGGAACTTGGCGGCAAGAGCGCCAATATCGTCTTCGCCGACGCCGACCTGGACCGCGCCGCGGACGGCGCCGTCTCCGCCATCTTCTCCGGAGCGGGCCAGTCCTGCGTGGCCGGGTCCCGGCTCCTGGTGGAACGGAGCGTACACGCAGAATTCGTGGAGCTGGTGGCCGCCAGGGCAGCAAAGCTCCGCGTCGGTGACCCCCTCAGCGCTGACACCGAGGTAGGCCCCATCATCACGCCACAGCAGTTCGCCACCGTCACCGGCCTGATCGAGGCAGGAATGGACGACGGCGGCCGTCGCCTCACCGGGGCCACATTGCCGGAGGCGCTGAGCGGCTCAGCCCTGAAGGGCGGGCACTGGGTGATGCCGACCCTGCTGGACGGCGTCACGCCCCAGAACCGGCTGGAAACCACCGAGGTCTTCGGCCCGGTGGTGGGCGCGGACGCGTTCGATACTGAAGCCGAGGCCATTGCCCGGGCCAACAACACCAGTTTCGGCCTGGCCGGCGCGGTATGGACTTCGGACGTTTCCCGCGCGCACCACGTGGCCCGCGAGGTCAAGGCCGGCACCTTCTGGATCAACTCCTACAAGACCATCCACGTGGCGGTGCCGTTCGGCGGCTTCGGAGATTCCGGCCACGGCCGTTCCTCCGGCCCGGGCGTGCTGGACGAGTACACGCAGACCAAGGCCGTCTGGGTGCCCACACGCGCCGCCGGTTCCCCCTTCCCGTCCCTGTCCTACTAGGAGACCCATGGAAACGACTGACACAACCCCCGCGGCCGGTGCGCTGCGCACTGCCCTGGCGGACGGCGTCGAACGCTGGAAACCCAAGGTGGAGGCGCTGGCCAAGGACATCCACGGTTTCAAGGAAGTCTCCTTCGAGGAGGTGAAGTCCGCGGAGGCCATCACCGCGCTGCTGGCCGAGGGCGGCTTCGACGTGGAGCACGGCACCAGCGGCCTGCCCACCGCCTTCACGGCGACTGCCGGCAGCGGCGACCTGGTGGTGGCGCTGTGCGTGGAGTACGACGCGCTGCCTGGTATCGGCCACGCCTGCGGGCACAACCTGATCGCCGGCGCGTCCGTGGCTGCGGCCCTGGCGCTGCAGCCGTACGTGGACCCGCTTGGCATCACGCTCAAGGCCATCGGCACCCCGGCGGAGGAGCACGGCGGCGGCAAGGCGCTGATGCTGGAGGAGGGAGCGTTCGACGGCGTGGGGCTGGCGTTGATGGTCCACCCCGTCCAGGACGGGGTCACCTACAACCCGGCCGGCACCAGCGCCCAGGCTGTAGGCCGGTACAAGGCCACGTTCACCGGCAAGGCGGCCCACGCGGCGGCCGCCCCGCACATGGGCGTGAACGCCGCGGATGCGGCCGTGCTGAGCCAGGTGGCGATCGGCCTGTTGCGCCAGCAGATCCCGTCCGACCACCGGATCGCCTGCTTTGTGGCCGAGGCCGGGCACGTCACCAACATCATCCCGGAGAAGGCCGTGGTGGAGTTCGAGTGCCGTGCCTTCACCCTGCGCGAATTCGAGGCGCTGCTGGTGCGGGTGCGGCGCTGCTTTGAAGGCGCTGCGCTGGCAACCGGGACCACGCTCGCGTTCGAGGACACTGAGCCGCTGTATGAGCCGCTGATCCAGGACGACGACCTGGCAGCGCACTGGACCGCGGCGATGGGTGATTTTGGCAAGGACACCTCGCCCGCCGCGGGCCTCAGCGGCGGTTCCACTGACATGGGCAACATCTCCCAGGTCATCCCGTCCCTGCATCCGTGGCTGAGCATTCCGGGTGCGGACGTTCCCATCCATTCGCATGCGTTCGCCGCACTGGCGGACAGTCCACAGGCGTACGGGGTGATGTTCGAGGCCGGCACCGCGCTCGCCTGGACCGTTGCCGCGGCTGCCTCAACCCCCACCCAACGTCAACGCTTCACCCAAGCGGCGTACCGCCGTCGTACGTTCACCCAGGAAGGCGCATCATGAGCACTGTCAAATCAGCCCCGACCGATAAGGCCGGCACCAGGCTGACCATCCCCATCGCCGCGCTGGCGTTCGTGATTGCCCTCGCCGTGCAGTTCATTGGGCAGGCGAAGATCGACCTGGGCATCGGCGCCATCATCATTTTCCCCATGGTGTGGGGCCTGATCCTGGGCTTGCTGGTGTCCATCCAGAAGTTCAAGCCGCTGGGCATTGACCTGCAGCGGGTTGCGGCGGCGCTGGTGGGCGTGGCCGTGCTGCTGCTGGTGGCGCGGCTGGCATTCAACATCGGCCCCAGCCTGCCCACCCTGCTGAAGGCGGGTCCGGCGCTGCTGCTGCAGGAGGTGGGCCACCTGCTGGGCACCATCGTGCTGGCGCTGCCGCTGGCCGTGCTGCTGCGGATGGGCAAGGCCACGGTGGGTGCCACGTTCTCGCTGGACCGTGAACCGTCCTTCGCAATGGTGTCCGAGAAGTACGGCCCGGACTCGGACCAGTACCGCGGCGTGCTGGCGATGTACGTGTTCGGGACGCTGTTCGGCGCCGTGTTCATTACGCTGCTGACCTCGCTGGTGGCCAACTGGAAGATCTTTGATCCGCTGGCGCTGGCCATGGGTGCCGGCGTGGGGTCCGGTTCCATGATGGCTGCGTCCGTCGCGAGCATCACCGCCGCCTACCCGGGCGACCAGGAAGCTGTCCTGGGCATGGCCGCCGTATCCAACCTGATCACCACGGTGCTGGGCGTGTACGTGGGCATTTATGTTGCGCTGCCGCTGGCGGACAAGTTCTACCGGGTGCTGACACGGAAGCAGGAGAGCCGGGAGGTTGTGGGTGCTGGCGCTGGTTCTGGCTCTCCTGCCGCTCCGGCCCGCAGCGCTGCCGATGTGGAGCGCGAGGCCGCGCAGGCGGAGGAGAACCGTCGGTTCCGTGAGCGGGTGGCCGAGTCCTCCGCGGCGATCAAGCTGCCGCTGTGGCTCTCACTGTCTGTGCTGACGGTTCTGGGTATCGGGACGGCGTCGATCGCAGCGAAGGGGTTCAGCCTGACCATCGTGCTGGGGTATGTGGTCCTGCTGGCGCTGGTCCTGGTGGGCATCGCGCTGGCGAAGGTTACCCGGAAGATCTCGGCGATCGTGTTCGTCACCACCATCGGCGCATACATTTCGAGCCCGTGGTTCTTTGGGGCCGAGGCGCTGAACGCGGCCGTCAAGACCGTGGACTTCCTGTCCATCGCCACGGTGATGCTGACCCTGGCCGGCCTGTCCCTGGGCAAGGACATCCCGCTGCTGAAGAACATCGGCTGGAAGATCATCCCGGTGGGGCTGGTGGCCATCACGGCTTCGTTCCTGCTGTCCACGGTGATCGCGGAGTTCGCGCTGGGGCTGTGGCACTGAGTTAGGTTTTGCGGGTCGCCGCTGTTGGGTGGCTAGGCGGAGCGGACGACGGCGGGTGGGTACCCGCCGTCGTCCGTTTTTGTTCGCGCGTGGGATGGGGGGTTCATACTGACGTGCCTTGTACTTCCTGCCGTGGGCAAAACGTTCATCGCCGCCACGTGGCCTTGCGGTGAACGGGAGGCAAATACGGAAGGGACCCGCCAGTTGCCCGGGAACAAACACTTGGCAAACTGCAGGCGAACACCCGGACGGAAAGCCCAATCCGCTACTGGCGGGTAGGAATACTCGAATCATGAACACTTTCACTCGACGTCAAATGCTGAGATCCGCAGCGGTGGTTGCGGCAGCAGGAGGCAGTGGCTCGCTTTGGGCCGGGACCGCCGCTACCAGCGCCGCCGCTGGTACGGGGGCCTTCGCCCACGGTGTTGCCTCCGGCGACCCGTTCCCTGACAGCGTCCTGCTCTGGACCCGGATCACGCCGTCCCCTGAAGCCCAGCCCGGCAGCGGAATGGGGCCAGAAGTCTCCGTGGGCTGGGAAGTAGCGGCTGATGCGGAGTTCAAGAAGGTAGTCGCCCGGGGCACCGCCAAAACCAGCCCGGCCAGGGACCATACGGTCAAGGTGATTGCGGCCCGGCTCTCCCCCGGCACGAGTTACTGGTACAGGTTCATCCTGGGGCAATCGGTTTCCCCCGTGGGCCGGACCCGGACAGCCCCTGCCACCGGAGCCCCCGTGGACCGGCTGAAGTTTGGCGTGGTGTCATGCGCCAACCTGCAGGCGGGCTATTTTTCCTCCTACCGCCACCTCGCCGCCTGCGGAGACCTCGACGCCGTGCTTCACCTCGGTGACTACCTCTACGAGTACGGCCCCGGCGAATACCAGGCACGCGACATCGTGGTCCGTCCCCACGACCCCGCCCACGAAATGACGCAGCTCGCCCATTACCGCCGCCGGCATGCCCAGTACAAGACCGATCCGGACCTGCAATCGCTGCACGGCGCCGCGCCGTTTATCGTGACGTGGGACGACCACGAATCGGCCAACGACGCATGGAAGGGCGGCGCGGAAAACCATATGGAGGGAACCGAGGGGGTGTGGACCGAACGTTTTGCCGCGGCACACCAGGCCTACGCCGAATGGATGCCGGTGCGCTACGAATCTGGCGGCCAGATCTACCGGCGGCTGGATTTCGGATCCTTGGCCAGCTTGTCCATGCTCGACTTGCGCTCCTACCGCGACCATCAGGCCGCCAATGCTGCCGACCCGGCTGTCGACAGCCCGGACCGCAGCATCACGGGCGCCGCACAGATGGACTGGCTCCTCAGCAACCTCAAGTCCGGCGGCCCGCAGTGGAAGCTGGTCGGCAACCCGGTGATGATCACGCCGGTGCGCGTCCCGTCAACGCTGAGCACCGCGGAACTGGGCGGGGTGCAGAAGCTAATGGGCGGAACCACCATCGACGGGGCCCAAATCAATGTGGACCAATGGGACGGCTACGAGGCGGACCAGCACCGCGTCATCAGCCACCTGAGGGACAACGGGGTCAAAGACACCGTGTTCCTGACCGGCGACATCCACTCAGGCTGGGCCTGCGACATCCCGGCCGATCCATCCACTTATCCCGTGACAGGGGATTCCGTGGCAGCTGAACTCGTCTGCACTTCAGTGACGAGTGACAACCTGGACGACATCCTCAATGTGCCGCCCCGTACCGCCTCCGTCGCCGTCGAGAACGCCCTCAAGGGCGCCAACCCGCACGTGAAATACCTCGATTTCGACTCGCACGGCTATTCCGTCCTGGACGTCACGCCCGGCGGGGTGCGGATGGACTGGTACGTCCTCGCCGAGCGGACTGCCGCCGGCTCGGGATCCGCGCTGTCCACCTCGTTCAACGTCAAAGCCAGCACATGCAAAGTAACGCCGGCTTCGGGAGGCCTTTCATGAGCTCATCAACCCATCCGACGACGCCGGGACGCCGGCAGTTCCTGAAGCTCGCCGCTGCAGGAGGTGCCGCCGTCGTGCTATCCGCCGCCCCAGGGACGGCCTGGGCCGCACCCGCGGCCGAACGGACGCGGAGCTACGTGCTGGTGGTGGACGGCTGCCGGCCTGACGAGATCTCCACCACGCTGACTCCGCGGCTGGCCGGGCTCCGGGCCGGCGGCACCAACTTCCCGGCAGCCCGGTCCCTCCCCGTTATGGAGACCATTCCCAACCACGTGATGATGATGACGGGAATCCGTCCGGACCGCTCCGGCGTCCCTGCCAACTCCATCTTCGACCGCGGGGAAAATGTGGTCCGCGACCTCGACCGGCCCACCGACCTGCGTTTTCCAACCATCCTGGAGCGTCTGCAGGAACGCGGACTGACCACGGGGTCGGTACTCAGCAAGAAGTACCTTTACGGTATTTTCGGAACCCGGGCCAGTTACCGCTGGGAACCCCAGCCACTCCTCCCGGTGACCGGCCATGCTCCCGATGTGGCCACTATGGACGCCCTGCTGGCGATGGTCAGCGGCCCGGACCCGGACTTCGTGTTCACCAACCTGGGCGATATAGACCGGGTAGGGCACTCCGACATCACCGGCACCACTCTGCGCGCGGCACGTGAGGCCGCACTGGTAAATACGGACCAGCAGGTGGGCCGCTTCATTGACCACCTCAAGAGCACCGGAAAGTGGGAATCGAGCGTGATCATGGTGCTTGCCGACCACTCCATGGACTGGTCCATTCCAACCAACGTGGTTTCCGTCGACCTGATCCTGGAGTCCCGCCCCGACCTCCAGGCCAGCATCAGGATTGCCCAAAATGGAGGGGCGGATCTGCTCTACTGGACCGGCCCCGAAGAGGATCGCCCTGCGGGACTGGCCGCAGTGGAACAGCTCGTGAGTGCGCATGAGGGCGTCCTGTCCGTGAACAAGCCCGGAACCCTCCGTCTCGGGGCAGAGGCGGGAGACCTGGTGGCATACTGCGGCGCGGGCTGGCGCTTCTCCGATCCCTACGCAGCCTCAAATCCGATTCCCGGCAACCACGGACATCCCGTCACGGAACCTATCCCCTTCTTCATTTCCGGCGGCAGCCCGAAGGTAGTCACCGGGGTTTCATCGGATCCGGCCAGGACTGCCGACGTAGCGCCGACCATTGGCGCGATCTACGGACTCAACGCACCCCCCGGCGGCTATGACGGAGCTTCCCGGGCAGGAGCACTTCGGCTTTGACCGGCTGACGGCATGGCACGCGGCTGCACAGCCGCGTGCCATGCCGTCACTCCTGGCGGAACGCCGATATGCCCGTGATCCGTTGGCCCAGGATAAGTGTGTGGACCTCGTCGGTACCTTCATAGGTGCGCACTGACTCAAGGTTGTTCGCGTGCCGCAGCGGCGAGTAGTCCAGGGTGATGCCGTTGCCGCCAAGGATGGTGCGCGCTTCGCGGCAGATGGCAATGGCCTCGCGGACGTTGTTCAGCTTTCCCACGGAGATCTGCACAGGCTCCAGCGTCCCGGCGTCCTTCAGACGGCCGGTATGAAGTGCCAGCAGGGTCCCCTTTTGAATTTCCAGCATCATATTCACCAGCTTTTCCTGCGTGAG
Protein-coding regions in this window:
- a CDS encoding MurR/RpiR family transcriptional regulator, encoding MDTNASGISSHAWLGDALPDVPLTKAQSRVVEVIRRNPQLSSYADIAEIAQRADVNNSSVVRTAQHLGYRGWPDLQRELRSRYLVMISTEDTLTEHGETRSPLYEAINHDIENLRLTLDSNNPEEAEAAIAALAAAKSITVVGIGSFAGPASVMAHLGSTMGYPISLESRAGPHLASSTNSLGPGDVLVVINMWRSVKQIIIAAEAAKQAGATVVAISDLRRGRLATAADHLLVVASEGISFFQSVTAANSLVYGLLAGMEAAHPDRSRATIRRTQQLWKDLDIYLD
- a CDS encoding aldehyde dehydrogenase family protein, with product MSITTAPTSSSAATAREVLDAAFPCGLGAFVDGRVATGSGDSITLTAAATGEPFATYADPGAEGANAILESATAGAAVWGRLNGFERAAILRNVSRAVEQHAEELAILESATTGKPIRDARAEAAKVAEMFGYYSGWADKLTGQTIPVPGNWHTYTERVPWGVVVAITPWNAPLFTAGWNSAAPLAAGNAVIIKPSEFTPASSVRLAQIAHEAGLPAGVFNVAAGLGQTVGAALTTDNRVGKVSFIGSVPTGRRVAVAAAQAGIPALLELGGKSANIVFADADLDRAADGAVSAIFSGAGQSCVAGSRLLVERSVHAEFVELVAARAAKLRVGDPLSADTEVGPIITPQQFATVTGLIEAGMDDGGRRLTGATLPEALSGSALKGGHWVMPTLLDGVTPQNRLETTEVFGPVVGADAFDTEAEAIARANNTSFGLAGAVWTSDVSRAHHVAREVKAGTFWINSYKTIHVAVPFGGFGDSGHGRSSGPGVLDEYTQTKAVWVPTRAAGSPFPSLSY
- a CDS encoding amidohydrolase, producing METTDTTPAAGALRTALADGVERWKPKVEALAKDIHGFKEVSFEEVKSAEAITALLAEGGFDVEHGTSGLPTAFTATAGSGDLVVALCVEYDALPGIGHACGHNLIAGASVAAALALQPYVDPLGITLKAIGTPAEEHGGGKALMLEEGAFDGVGLALMVHPVQDGVTYNPAGTSAQAVGRYKATFTGKAAHAAAAPHMGVNAADAAVLSQVAIGLLRQQIPSDHRIACFVAEAGHVTNIIPEKAVVEFECRAFTLREFEALLVRVRRCFEGAALATGTTLAFEDTEPLYEPLIQDDDLAAHWTAAMGDFGKDTSPAAGLSGGSTDMGNISQVIPSLHPWLSIPGADVPIHSHAFAALADSPQAYGVMFEAGTALAWTVAAAASTPTQRQRFTQAAYRRRTFTQEGAS
- a CDS encoding DUF3100 domain-containing protein, yielding MSTVKSAPTDKAGTRLTIPIAALAFVIALAVQFIGQAKIDLGIGAIIIFPMVWGLILGLLVSIQKFKPLGIDLQRVAAALVGVAVLLLVARLAFNIGPSLPTLLKAGPALLLQEVGHLLGTIVLALPLAVLLRMGKATVGATFSLDREPSFAMVSEKYGPDSDQYRGVLAMYVFGTLFGAVFITLLTSLVANWKIFDPLALAMGAGVGSGSMMAASVASITAAYPGDQEAVLGMAAVSNLITTVLGVYVGIYVALPLADKFYRVLTRKQESREVVGAGAGSGSPAAPARSAADVEREAAQAEENRRFRERVAESSAAIKLPLWLSLSVLTVLGIGTASIAAKGFSLTIVLGYVVLLALVLVGIALAKVTRKISAIVFVTTIGAYISSPWFFGAEALNAAVKTVDFLSIATVMLTLAGLSLGKDIPLLKNIGWKIIPVGLVAITASFLLSTVIAEFALGLWH
- a CDS encoding alkaline phosphatase D family protein is translated as MNTFTRRQMLRSAAVVAAAGGSGSLWAGTAATSAAAGTGAFAHGVASGDPFPDSVLLWTRITPSPEAQPGSGMGPEVSVGWEVAADAEFKKVVARGTAKTSPARDHTVKVIAARLSPGTSYWYRFILGQSVSPVGRTRTAPATGAPVDRLKFGVVSCANLQAGYFSSYRHLAACGDLDAVLHLGDYLYEYGPGEYQARDIVVRPHDPAHEMTQLAHYRRRHAQYKTDPDLQSLHGAAPFIVTWDDHESANDAWKGGAENHMEGTEGVWTERFAAAHQAYAEWMPVRYESGGQIYRRLDFGSLASLSMLDLRSYRDHQAANAADPAVDSPDRSITGAAQMDWLLSNLKSGGPQWKLVGNPVMITPVRVPSTLSTAELGGVQKLMGGTTIDGAQINVDQWDGYEADQHRVISHLRDNGVKDTVFLTGDIHSGWACDIPADPSTYPVTGDSVAAELVCTSVTSDNLDDILNVPPRTASVAVENALKGANPHVKYLDFDSHGYSVLDVTPGGVRMDWYVLAERTAAGSGSALSTSFNVKASTCKVTPASGGLS
- a CDS encoding alkaline phosphatase family protein; protein product: MSSSTHPTTPGRRQFLKLAAAGGAAVVLSAAPGTAWAAPAAERTRSYVLVVDGCRPDEISTTLTPRLAGLRAGGTNFPAARSLPVMETIPNHVMMMTGIRPDRSGVPANSIFDRGENVVRDLDRPTDLRFPTILERLQERGLTTGSVLSKKYLYGIFGTRASYRWEPQPLLPVTGHAPDVATMDALLAMVSGPDPDFVFTNLGDIDRVGHSDITGTTLRAAREAALVNTDQQVGRFIDHLKSTGKWESSVIMVLADHSMDWSIPTNVVSVDLILESRPDLQASIRIAQNGGADLLYWTGPEEDRPAGLAAVEQLVSAHEGVLSVNKPGTLRLGAEAGDLVAYCGAGWRFSDPYAASNPIPGNHGHPVTEPIPFFISGGSPKVVTGVSSDPARTADVAPTIGAIYGLNAPPGGYDGASRAGALRL